One segment of Drosophila ananassae strain 14024-0371.13 chromosome 3R, ASM1763931v2, whole genome shotgun sequence DNA contains the following:
- the LOC6497351 gene encoding uncharacterized protein LOC6497351: protein MTDSGIEVPLQPYAGQLLLIKDLVMPDTSSSKSKARPSFFERSCVLKRLLRVLAQEYPNEEFNIESDDPLIEGFMGGLETFMRFTVQKSIEQCEHRTGYFLYSDDRCIMKNEMRSTMSFLNDLELADCGSSDDDNDFYRRRRYPGSRDHKSHSMQMDSINTTALNAIGAVRKRPGDGQGAEPVLYPGVVGNLNRPFGLRCKYISIRDVMQFMEEDKRFSRSNLLFEAYLKYKP from the coding sequence ATGACGGATTCTGGGATCGAAGTGCCTCTGCAGCCCTATGCTGGACAGCTGCTCCTCATCAAGGATCTCGTCATGCCCGATACTTCTTCTAGCAAATCCAAGGCCAGACCTTCCTTTTTCGAACGTAGTTGCGTCCTAAAAAGGTTGCTGAGGGTTTTGGCCCAAGAATATCCCAACGAGGAGTTCAACATTGAGAGTGACGACCCTCTCATTGAAGGGTTCATGGGGGGCCTGGAGACATTCATGAGATTTACGGTTCAAAAGTCCATAGAGCAGTGCGAGCATCGAACTGGCTATTTTCTATATAGCGACGATCGGTGTATTATGAAGAACGAGATGCGATCGACGATGTCCTTTCTGAATGACCTGGAACTGGCCGACTGCGGATCCTCGGATGACGATAATGACTTTTATCGAAGACGTCGTTATCCGGGATCACGGGATCACAAGAGTCACAGCATGCAAATGGATTCGATTAATACTACGGCTCTGAATGCTATTGGAGCAGTCCGGAAGCGTCCTGGGGATGGCCAAGGGGCAGAACCTGTACTCTATCCAGGTGTCGTTGGCAATCTGAATCGTCCTTTTGGTCTGCGATGCAAATACATTAGCATTCGCGATGTGATGCAGTTCATGGAGGAGGACAAGCGCTTTTCCAGGAGCAATCTCCTCTTTGAAGCGTATTTGAAATATAAGCCATAA
- the LOC6498189 gene encoding regulator of gene activity produces MDDVDSLEEVIVSDATPVSATTEKDFVEECKTLEVSSNAVRKEDNIVATKEQMEMLYGYLNSEARFDVSLIFSKQFLHEGVRQRALNGVVAKGVPNPFPNPLIGPPPGFECAKLYARMKTNRMGMPLGGVDFELVPPIYEKLWKSEVQPPRNAVEGSFGMLGLAKDLGSMTRNPLLIPQILEHESNLNLETHCCAGGSGSLHSSFSGPFLPGRCAPHELNFEVPMNYRMAGRLGLQQPKTEQMEVELLFFFFYTYPGDMMQLLSAAELAERGWRFHKFERFWIKRQADNPNYAYRGFQESGEYNYFNMFQWKILPRHFKLDPEQLERTITKEELFEMHGYHPQMAGY; encoded by the coding sequence ATGGATGATGTCGACAGCTTGGAGGAGGTGATCGTAAGCGATGCCACTCCAGTGAGTGCCACCACGGAGAAGGACTTTGTGGAGGAGTGTAAAACCTTGGAAGTTTCCTCGAATGCCGTAAGGAAGGAGGATAACATCGTTGCCACCAAGGAGCAAATGGAGATGCTCTATGGCTATCTGAACTCTGAAGCTCGATTCGATGTTAGTCTAATCTTTAGCAAGCAGTTCTTGCACGAAGGGGTCCGGCAGAGGGCACTTAATGGTGTCGTGGCAAAAGGCGTTCCCAATCCATTTCCAAATCCCTTGATTGGGCCACCACCTGGCTTCGAGTGCGCCAAGTTATATGCCCGCATGAAGACCAATCGCATGGGCATGCCCCTGGGTGGCGTGGACTTTGAACTCGTACCGCCCATCTACGAGAAGCTGTGGAAGTCGGAGGTGCAGCCACCGCGGAACGCTGTTGAGGGATCTTTCGGCATGCTAGGCCTGGCCAAGGATCTGGGATCAATGACAAGAAATCCGCTTCTGATTCCTCAGATTCTGGAGCATGAATCAAATCTGAATCTGGAGACGCACTGCTGTGCTGGTGGGTCCGGCAGCCTTCACTCCTCCTTCTCGGGGCCTTTCCTTCCGGGGCGATGTGCTCCCCACGAGTTGAACTTCGAAGTGCCAATGAACTATCGCATGGCGGGCCGATTGGGCCTCCAACAGCCAAAAACGGAACAGATGGAGGTGGAGCTACTGTTTTTCTTCTTCTACACCTATCCGGGCGATATGATGCAATTGTTGTCGGCAGCCGAACTGGCGGAGCGCGGCTGGCGATTCCACAAGTTCGAGCGTTTTTGGATCAAGCGGCAGGCTGATAATCCCAACTACGCCTACAGAGGCTTCCAGGAGTCCGGTGAATACAACTACTTCAACATGTTCCAGTGGAAGATACTGCCGCGACACTTCAAGCTCGATCCCGAGCAACTGGAACGGACCATCACCAAGGAGGAGCTGTTCGAGATGCACGGCTATCATCCCCAAATGGCCGGCTACTAG
- the LOC6498191 gene encoding protein escargot: protein MHSIEEMLVEKNYSKCPLKKRPVNYQFEALPNHSSNTNEPQDLCVKKMEIMDESPSEELINVSDCCEDEGVDVDHTDDEHMKDEDDEDEVTVDGDIDSDPNQTQAAALAAAAAVAAGAAAVAAAAASVVVPTPTYPKYPWNFHMSPYTAEFYRTINQPGAAAGHQISPLRGDLMAPSSPSDSLGSLSPPPHHYLHGRASSVSPPMRSEIIHRPIGVRQQHRFLPYPALPNYPALGYPHHHHAPISPAYSENSYYSMRSMTPESSCSSSLPEDLSLKHKPLKTNQLDLVAPKTEANGDMSPAPASGSSSGSAKKDKSQPPRYQCPDCQKSYSTFSGLTKHQQFHCPAAEGNQVKKSFSCKDCDKTYVSLGALKMHIRTHTLPCKCNLCGKAFSRPWLLQGHIRTHTGEKPFSCQHCHRAFADRSNLRAHLQTHSDIKKYSCSSCSKTFSRMSLLTKHSEGGCPGGSSSSGGSASELSYSGYAEP from the coding sequence atgcATTCCATCGAAGAGATGTTGGTGGAGAAGAACTACAGCAAGTGCCCGCTGAAAAAGCGACCAGTGAACTACCAATTCGAGGCTCTGCCCAACCACAGTTCCAACACCAACGAACCGCAGGATCTGTGCGTCAAGAAAATGGAGATCATGGACGAGAGTCCCTCCGAGGAGCTCATCAACGTCAGTGACTGCTGCGAGGATGAGGGCGTGGATGTGGACCACACGGACGACGAGCACATGAAGGACGAGGACGACGAGGATGAGGTGACGGTGGACGGAGACATCGACTCCGATCCGAACCAGACACAGGCGGCCGCCCtggccgctgctgctgcggtgGCTGCCGGCGCTGCTGCCGtggccgctgccgctgcctcgGTGGTGGTGCCCACGCCCACCTATCCCAAGTATCCGTGGAACTTCCACATGTCGCCGTACACCGCCGAGTTCTACCGGACCATCAACCAGCCGGGAGCCGCCGCTGGCCACCAGATCTCGCCACTGCGCGGCGACCTCATGGCGCCCAGTTCGCCGAGCGACTCCCTGGGCTCCCTGTCGCCGCCACCCCACCACTATCTGCACGGCCGGGCCAGCTCCGTGTCGCCACCAATGCGATCGGAGATCATCCACCGACCGATCGGCGTCCGCCAGCAACACCGTTTCCTGCCCTACCCCGCCCTGCCCAACTACCCGGCTCTGGGATatccccaccaccaccatgcTCCCATTTCGCCGGCCTACTCCGAGAACTCCTACTACTCCATGCGCTCGATGACTCCCGAGTCGAGCTGCAGCTCCTCGCTGCCGGAGGACTTGTCGCTGAAGCACAAGCCCCTGAAGACCAACCAACTGGACCTGGTGGCTCCCAAGACAGAGGCCAACGGCGACATGTCGCCAGCTCCGGCTAGTGGTTCCTCGTCGGGATCAGCGAAAAAGGACAAGAGCCAGCCTCCGCGCTACCAGTGCCCCGACTGCCAGAAGAGCTACTCCACCTTCTCCGGGCTGACCAAGCACCAGCAGTTCCACTGCCCGGCCGCCGAGGGCAACCAGGTGAAGAAGTCGTTCAGCTGCAAGGACTGCGACAAGACGTACGTgtccctgggcgccctcaagATGCACATCCGCACCCACACCCTGCCCTGCAAGTGCAATCTGTGCGGCAAGGCCTTCTCCCGCCCGTGGCTCCTCCAGGGTCACATCCGCACCCACACCGGCGAGAAGCCATTCAGCTGCCAGCACTGCCATCGTGCCTTCGCCGATCGCTCCAATCTGCGCGCCCATCTCCAGACCCACTCGGACATCAAGAAGTACTCctgcagcagctgctccaAGACCTTCTCCCGGATGTCGCTCCTCACCAAGCACTCCGAGGGCGGCTGTCCGGGCGGCAGCTCCAGCAGTGGGGGATCCGCCAGTGAGCTCTCCTACTCCGGCTATGCCGAGCCttga